DNA from Methylobacterium currus:
TGTTCGAGGAGCTGGCCTATCGCGACGAGGCCTCGCGCATCGCCCTGGTGCTCGAATCGGGCAGCCCGCCACCGGCCTCGGTCACCGCCAAGGTGGCGGCGGCGGCCGGCATCCGGCCCGCCGACGTCACCTTCGTGTACGCCCCGACCCAGAGCCTCGCCGGCGCGACCCAGGTGGTCGCCCGGGTGCTGGAGGTCGCCCTGCACAAGGCGCATTCGGTCGGGTTCGACCTCGACGCGATCGTCGACGGGATCGGCGCCGCGCCGGTGAGCCCGCCGCATCCGGACTTCATCCAGGCGATGGGCCGCACCAACGACGCGATCATCTATGGCGGGCGGGTGCAGCTCTTCGTCGAGGCCGACGATGCCGACGCCAAGGGGCTGGCCGAGGCGCTGCCGAGCACCACCTCGCGCGACCACGGCGCGCCCTTCGCGGAGATCTTTTCCCGCTTCAACGGCGATTTCTACGCCATCGACAAGCACCTGTTCAGCCCGGCCGAGGTGGTGGTGACCTCGCTGCGCTCCGGCCACAGCCACCGGGCCGGCCGGCTGGTGCCGGAGCTGGTGGCGCGCTCCTTCGCTTAGAGGCCACTCCATGCGGATCGGGCTCGCGGCCGATAACGGCGCCTGGCACAAGGCAAGGCTCCTCACCGCCCTCACGGAGCTCGGCGCCGCGCCTCAGCTCTTCTCGCTGGCCGACGTGACGGTCGAGACCGGGCATCCGGAGCCCCTGCGCGTGCCGGGCTTCGGCGGCGGCCTGCCGGACGGGGTGCTGCTGCGCACCATCGCGGGCGGCACCTTCGAGGCGACGACGATGCGGCTCGGCGCCCTGCACGCGCTCGAAGCCGCCGGCACCGTGGTGTGGAACGGGCCGACCGCCATCGAGCGCTCGGTCGACAAGGCGATGACGAGCCTGCTGCTCGCCCGCCACCGCATCCCGACGCCGGAGACGTTCGTGCTCTCGCGCCGCGAGGCCGCCGCCGAGGTCGTCGCCAGGGAGGCGGGACCCGGGAGGCCGCTGGTGCTGAAGCCCCTGTTCGGCTCGCAGGGCGAGGGTCTTCAGCTGATCGCCCGGCCCGACGAGCTGCCGCCCGAGGAGCTGGTCGGCCGGGTCTACTACCTCCAGCGCTACGTCCCCCGGCGCGACGGGGCCTGGCAGGATTACCGGGTCTTCGTCTGCGCCGGCCGGGCGGTCGCCGGGATGATCCGCCAGGGCGACGGCTGGATCACCAACGTCCACCGGGGCGGCCGGCCGCTGCCCTGGCGCCCGCCGGCCCGGGCCGCGGACCTGGCGGAGCAGGCCGCGGCGGCGGTCGGCTGCGGCTACACGGGGATCGATCTCGTCGAGGACGGGGAGGGCGGCTTCCAGGTGCTCGAGGTCAACAGCATGCCGGCCTGGTCGGGGTTGCAGCAGGTGACCACAATCGACATCGCCCGGGAGGTCGCGGCCGGCTTCCTGGCGGCGGTCCGGACCGGGTGCGCGCCGCGCCTCGCGGTCGCCGGGCCGGCGTGATGGAGAGCGAACCCGCGCTTGCCCCGGAGGCGATCGCCGAGGCCTATCGCGCCGCCTGCCGGGCGGAGCTCGCGGCGATCAAGCCCGGCAACGTCCACGTCCACGCCGCCGGGCACCGGATGAGCGTCGCGGATTTCGAGGCGAGCGCGGCGCTCTCCGCCCCGCCCCTCGCGGCGGCGGGCGCCCGGGTCGGGGCGCGGATCGAGGGCGCGGTCGCCGCCACCCGGGCGGGGGTCGGCCAGAACACCAATCTGGGCATCGTGCTGCTCTGCGCGCCGCTCGCCGCCGCGGCCGAGCGGCCGGGCCCGCTGCGCCCGGCCCTCGCGGCCGTGCTCGCGGATCTCGACGGGACGGACGCGGCCGGCCTCTACGCGG
Protein-coding regions in this window:
- the mch gene encoding methenyltetrahydromethanopterin cyclohydrolase encodes the protein MSSSATPSRPSVNALAAPLVEALAADAARLRLAVTRAPDGARLIDAGAGARGSIEAGRRIAEICLGGLGTVTLSPAGPLEAWPFTLTVHSTDPVLACLGSQYAGWNLADEEGDSGFFALGSGPGRAAAAVESLFEELAYRDEASRIALVLESGSPPPASVTAKVAAAAGIRPADVTFVYAPTQSLAGATQVVARVLEVALHKAHSVGFDLDAIVDGIGAAPVSPPHPDFIQAMGRTNDAIIYGGRVQLFVEADDADAKGLAEALPSTTSRDHGAPFAEIFSRFNGDFYAIDKHLFSPAEVVVTSLRSGHSHRAGRLVPELVARSFA
- a CDS encoding ATP-grasp domain-containing protein, giving the protein MRIGLAADNGAWHKARLLTALTELGAAPQLFSLADVTVETGHPEPLRVPGFGGGLPDGVLLRTIAGGTFEATTMRLGALHALEAAGTVVWNGPTAIERSVDKAMTSLLLARHRIPTPETFVLSRREAAAEVVAREAGPGRPLVLKPLFGSQGEGLQLIARPDELPPEELVGRVYYLQRYVPRRDGAWQDYRVFVCAGRAVAGMIRQGDGWITNVHRGGRPLPWRPPARAADLAEQAAAAVGCGYTGIDLVEDGEGGFQVLEVNSMPAWSGLQQVTTIDIAREVAAGFLAAVRTGCAPRLAVAGPA